The region TACTGGATCTTTTACTGTCTATTTACAATTGTAAACAAATTGTAAGAAAGTAGTTTTTAAGAGGAAAGTTTTTGCATATAGATAGTATTAATTATTCTTCTGGctgttaaacaggccctattatgctattttccgggtgcatattttaaTCTCCAgctacagttacaacatgtttacatgcgtcaatgctcataatccgccttgtttttctcatcctggctcacctgcagcacctcttctcaccctctctctgaaacgctctgttgtagcgcttgctcctccctccagaaagcaaagtctgctctgattggtcagctagcccgctctgttgtgattggtcaacgtttcacgtGCGTCGGAAATGTCCCGCCCCTTACAAACAGATTTCAGCCCTGTCTTCCAGAGCGGTTCAAAAGactgttgaagctgtcctcGGCTAAAAGCAGCGAACACAACATTGCGTTTTTGTTGTACCActctggcaaagtgttaaaaatgaaatgtaaccactttttcttcatttcatctgccttcagaagtccaaacaaaggtaatttcagctccgtctctctcttttgttgtttgagggccaaactagccggaaggagttttacgtcacttccgtaacattatgacctcataaagttatggaagtgaaggagataattcattcgagctgtttcaggcagctcaggagcttctgagggagagggtaactccttttaggcgtggacttcaggttttacactctacggaccttctacatgtacaaaaatatatataacacactaaaggagagggaaaaagtggaaaagcataatagggccactttaagtgaAAAGATGAAGGATTTATTCATAATAACTGGCATGGATTACCCTCAGagtttttcatttaacatgTATAAGCTGTatacaaacattttatatatggtttataacacattatagtGTTGTAGTGAGCAGGTATAcatgtttattcatgtatttatcaaGAAACACCAATAAATGAAGGCTTCTGTATGAAGAGATAATGACAATTTATCTTACAAAAAATCTTTTACTCCGTCTTCGATCATCAGCAGGAACAAATTAAAATAGGCTCCTTGCCCTGCTTGCACTGCTAACACTGTTCTTTACAACcatcatttttcctcttttacgTGTGTGTTTCAATGGGTTTTAAATgtgcattgtttgtttgatgttgATCCCTGTCAAAGGAAAATGATTATTGCTTTGTGATTATAAGCTTTATGTTATCTTATTGTCAATGTCTAGTCTAGTCCCTGCATTTTATGGAACAGCGACCAAAGCTACTAATAACTACAAAAACCAAATGGCTGCCAATCTCAAAATCTGAGATGAAACTTGAAACATGAAGTTTAGAAACAGGATGCATGTGGTAATTAAACCAATTTAGCACAAAATTACACTCCAATATctgtggttatttatttttgggcATTTCAGTTTATAGGATTTCTGCCTTCCAAGGATCTGCCAActataaaactttataaaactataaaaagcaattattttgCTGTAGAAAATCTCTTCGTCTGTAcctgacaaaagaaaataatttcagtgTTCTGAGTTCTTTGGAGGCAGAAATCCCAGTTTCAGTTTTTAGAAATCAACTACTGGGCAACGAAGATGTGCGTGTTTTcactgaatatttaaatttatgAAATGTGAGTTGTAGTATTTATTTGCCTTTGAAATTCAGACTAAGCCCTGTagctataaagaaaaaaaacaccacattatgcatttctttttacagGTTTATTGCACTGACTTCGCATAAGGTATCGACAGGGTAAAACATGCGGAGCACACACTGCATACAGGAGTATCTCCGTTTACTGGTTCATGGCGGCGCAGTAAGTCTCATTCTGGTTGGTGGGGACCATCTTATTCACATCTAATCCGATGGAGGACAGGATGCCGTGCAGCTCCTCGACGGTCTCCTCAGACAGAGTGGGCTCTCTGCTCAGGATCCAGGAAAGCTCAATGCGGAACAGGCCGTAGTCGGCACAGCCGTAGACCAGAGAGTGACCCTCGTAGTCGCTGGACAGCACCCAGTAGGGACCAGGAGGAGTTCCTGCAGGAGAGAAGAGTATGAGAGTCAAAGCCGCATGGATATTATATACACAAGTGACTGCTCAGATTGACTGAACTTGAATACATTTGTAATGAGACTTCTTTACCTTCAAAGAAGGAAACCTCTAGCTTGGCAGGCTCAGAGGGGTTCTTGACCTTGGCAGAGCCGACGATAGAATTAATGGTTCCATCGTCACTAAAAAAGATTGAggtaaaacataaacagaaattaaataaGCCACGCATTTTCTTCACTTCTAGGTCTTCATCTAGTTtcactaaattattttacttaataaaCTTGAAACATTGTCAAAGATCAGTTTTTGAtcctgtgtgttcatggtgCAGGAGTTTTGGCCAAAGTTTCAATACAGGcaaggtaaaaataaaagtacatggGAGCAATTCCATCACAGTGATGTTTATTGTACAATAacactaatttaaaaaaaaccaaaaaacatttttttttcatttggtctgAAAATGATTATTTCAATTACGACTGAGTACGTTCCAAAGCTATTGAGTCCAAgcagtacctttttttttttttttttttttttttaaaggatatatACAGTAGTATATACAAAGTATAGGCATTTAGGCAGTATGTACTCACAGCAGCTCACTGTTGAGGACCCCGATGACTCCAGGACTCTTCAGGCTGTAGGTGGCAGTGCCGCACTCTCCTTTCTGGAAGCGTGTTGGCAGCTTCATGATCTCATACCACTTACCGATGtactgcagagaaaacacagtATTTCACACTAAGAAAACTGAGTACTGAACATTTAATTGTTGCAAAACAGGCGAGGCTCTCTTGCTTTACATAATGTTAATTAGAAGCAAAGGAAAAGGCAGATTTCGCATTAACCTGTGAAGCATCAAAGTTGGCCTGAACAGCTGGTTTGGGACATTTGCCGAACTTCAACAGCTGAGCGCTGGCTGCCAGAACAGACAGCAGCGTCAAGGAAAGCACCTGCATGGCCTTCATCTTATCACAATGACCTGCAGAGAACAAAACAGCAAGAGTATTGAGACAATCATCTTTACGTCAGGAGGTTGCTCCTGAAAGAGCATCTTTTGAGGGTTAATTAGAGGAAAGAGCAGGAgttgtgaggaggaggaagagtcgTGGCTGCAGTCTGTTCACCTGTATGTAATCAGCGTTACTACTCGTTTCCAGCTCATTCAGTTTTGAAGACCTTTTATAGATCGAAGGACATCCTTCAGCCCCTCCTCTTGTGTTAAAGTGTTGAAGAGGGGGAGTGTGGGAGTTGGCACCTGTTCAAATAGAACTCACACCTCCTGATGTTTGTAATCTGTTATCTGATTAATTCCTCTGTCCATTTATCTCAATGAAACTAGCTTCTTTTTTAGTATGTTTTTCTTCAAGAGGAAccttaaatgttaaaattacactcaagtttgaaaaataagcacaaacaaaatatctaaatatctcAGTGCTCGCGTTCACAGAAAAATCAGTCTCAAAGCATCCAAGCTAATATTCTGTGAACTAAAGGaatgcatttttcatgttgTGGACTTAAGAGGCCACATTTCCCCTTATTAGATTTGTTGGAGTTAAAAATTAGCATCTCCTTATTTGCATGgcttaaatattttacattttctcccCAAAATCGTCATCCCAGAGATAATTTGTATGCTGTTCATGTTAGTGAAAGAGAGAAGGTTGCATGAATCACCCAAAACTCTTAGTGTCGATTTAGTTATTAAGAAATAGTTATACAGACAGAGTAGACATTTTGGGAATGTGTGTACTCAATttgtcatggccatggccatgtctctggttattccttgtgtttcatgtgttttcccttgtttggttatctctgtgtgtgtctgtgaggtgggcgtgtcacccctctcactctccccagctccctaATTACTGCCAAGcttactcacctgctccaagccacacacacctgccttcaatctactcatcaactctgcagtatttaaacaccagtctcacacacactcactgccagatcgttctccgcattatgccagaccttccagcgttattccccggactgacttcccgttgccgaccctgcctgtctacgactcagccttctgtccccgaccccgagtttaacctccgcttcctctggtttcctgtctgcctgatcccctgcctgtttccctctgtgagtcttatcctgcctgtctgtatgctgagttctccgctttaaataaagctccagaactgtatccgtctcctggtcgttctgctttttgggtccacaccacatgcCGTAACACAATTCTTGCAGAGAATTAGTttaaaagattgataccactcatgTTTGTCTGGTAAATTTTAAGCAAACATCTCTTGTGTCCTCGTCCGGACTGTGAGAGCCACTATTGGCCTCGTTGGCCAGAAAGTTCCTTTCATACGATTCATCCGAACCAGGACAATAGCGCCCGCGTTGTCGGATCAAGACACTACTACGTTACAGTTGGcagttggttagcttagcataaagactggaaatggggAAACAACTATCCTGGATCCATATAAACCACCTCTAAAGCTAACTAATGCTTTTTAATCCATTCAAAAGCTAAAGGGTGGCTCAAAGCAAATGCTATAAAATTGTTGcttgtaaaaatattttatttaccttcaGACAGGGCAATGCTAACAGTTAACTAGAGTCATGTTTACTGGACAACATGAATAGGGTTATTGAGTTTATTAAGTGAATAAAGATTTTGCCGACTTGACTTTAGCTGCTttatctaaagaaaaaaaaggacttatGTCTTTAGCAGTGGCCTTTTCCTTTTACCAGGAAAGACAAAGTAAAAGTAGGCATTCTGCTTTTATCACCACCAACATCAACCTTGAATTTCACTCCAATGTTATCAGCATCAGTCTTCCAATCTCCCAAAATAAGTGCTGTCTCAGGGGAACACTTATTGCATCTTCCTGCTTTTATGGACTTCAAGCTTTCTTGGCGTTTACTAAAGCCCACACACCTGTGAGGAAAGATTAATTGGGCACATTTGCATCTGGTTTTCTTGATGCTCccacagcagctctctctctgtctctgtattcACTTATAATCCCTGCCCTGCTTTTACAAGGTGCTGCAGGGGCCTTGGAAACCACTCTGCACTGGAAATGGGTCGGGCTGAAGCCGTCTGTAGGTGTTTATCAACAGCAGATATGGAGAAAACAGAATCAGACAAAAAGCTgcaggaaacattaaaaacattcaacGTTGCGATATTATTGTAAGCAGCAAAAGAGGCATTGTAAAGATGGTCAGAAATACAGTATAACGTGATAAACAACTGCTTtgagtttcatttattttgttgattattACTTTCAACGCATTATCTACATCCTAAGTTTTGTAACGGTGGTCTGGCAATGTTAGAGAATAAACTATTGTCTCATGATAATTTACATCTGTTGTCATACAGTGGTCTCCCAGCAGAAATGATGTAACCACTTTTGAAGTAAAGGGTTATTTACAGCTTTGTAAAATACATTCAGAGGCAGATATGTCCTTTGGTTCGAGGCAAGAGTTTTAGTTTGTCAGAGATGAAAAGATCAACCACcgcaacatttatttttttaacaattcaaaCATCAGGTTTcttgcatttatataaaaagacaacatCGTCTACAAAATACATGCCACATACAAATTCTATACATACTAAATCTCAAATGATACTGTTTAAGCAGttagtatacaaaaaaaaatctacattaaCTGTTTACTTTAATATGCAACCGATTTAATTggcttgaaaaatgtaaaagcatcaTTCTTATCCTCCAGTTCACCTGCATTCCTCTGATACCGAACAGAACATATATATAGTCCAGATACATTGATCTTGGCTGCAACATAATCTGCAATTGAACTGTTTGGTTTAGGATGAATggaaagtcaaaaaaggtcactTAGCGGCTCTATCAATcgcctgtgttttctttacactCGTACATTCAAAACAGAGTGGATGTTCACCTGAGaaatgacctctgaccctcagGTGTGACACATTCTCAGGCATGTTTGACCAAAACCATGAAGAGTGGGCGAAGGGATTCTTATCTTTGTTAAAAGATAACCAGATAATGTATCAGCTTAACCAAACAGTCACCTCAGTCACTGTGGTGATAACActaaccagttaataaacaatgaAGAACTTGTTATGTGTTTCATGAAGCAAATGTTAATTAAGTtaactaaatgtaatgtaacaactaTAAAGCTAAATATTGTGTCTTTGTAAAGCCTTTACAAAGAAACAAGCTTTTTTAATATGCGTGGGGGAGTTAAACATGATAACGTGTTcagtatgtaaatgtaattatttgcaGGTGTGTAGGTTCCAAttagtagttttttttagaatgtaatttttctacatttttttcatttttttagacTTTAGTTGATTCCTTTGGTTGTTTTTatggatctttttttctaataGCAAAATGTCTGTAGTCATTAGTCAATTCAACTTCAATTAATTTTAATTCAATATAATTCAATTTAGTTGTGTAGCctaaaatcacaaatcaaaaaATTTGCCtgagagggctttacaatctgtacagcagaTGACATCttctgtcccgggaccctcgCATTGGAACAGGAAAAACACCTTCAACGGGGAAAAACTGTAAGAAACCTTaaggagagcaacagaggacaCTTCCCCCAGGATGGGCAGAAGtgaaataaatgtcatgtgtacatAATGAACAACATATTGTGAACTACCTTTATAGTAAAAGTCAGTTTTTTAAAGATGCTTTCATTGATGAATAACTGTAACATCCTTTTTTTGCATGTTatccctcatttcctgtcacctATCTACTGCTGATTGTCCAATAAAGGCCTGAAATAATAGgagatatatgtatatttaatttgGATTTCCCATTTAACTGAGACCCCTTCTAGCTAACAGCCATTTGTTTaccattttaagtttttatagAGGGTGGACACAATAACAGCAACATATGTGCATACATCAATACGGTGCAATacatataaaattaaaaaatgaaactttttgttaagcttttaaaaaaacaaaagtacagtTAACCAATTCTGTGAGAGGCTGTCAATTCACATAGGTTAAAGGTCAAGGATGCTGCCTCAATTGTCCCTCAGCACCAGCAGAAGGAAACATTCCCAaggtttatgtgtgtttttgtgtgttacGGCATACTTTCACATGTTTAactttgagtgtttgtgtgtgtgtgtgtgtgtgtgtgtgtgtgtgtgtgtgtgtgtgtgtgtgtgtgtgtgtgtgtgtttgtgtgtgagtacaCAGGTGCCAGGCGCCCCAACATGACCCATGTCACCCTGTCAGTCATGTCTGTTTATGTTCCTGTAGCACGTTAGTCCAGGTCGATCAATTAATGGATTTGATTGACAGAatggcaactattttgatgtGAAGATTTCACAGGGGccattttcaacatttacatttttttaaatatttacttgtAGCATTTTCAAAGCGTGGTATTTTTATTCAAGGATCCAAATGCTTCCTCCACTACTGTGAATGTCTATAATAATTTGCTGTTTTTCGTGCACATGCAGCACCTACATGTTAATGCTCGAAGCACAGCTGAGTAGCTAATCTTGTATTGTTTTTCCTATTGTGtagtatttttgtctttctatttcagaaatcctttttttcctggGGGTGTAATGTGCATCATGGCCTCACAAGGCTGCCAGTGTGGTGATAGACTTTTATTCTGGAATAAATTCAGGTGTGTACCGTGCACAAAACCTGGAGGTGTTGGCAAACTGCTTCCTGAATGCTCCAGTTTCTTCAGTCTCATGTGCTCCTTTAATATTCCTAAccctttatatatattttttctcgaTCTTTGAGCCAGTGAACCAGTGTGGTCTGTTCTTTCATTGATCATCTACTGACCAGTCGCGCTCATCGCCTCCATCCAGGGAAAAACCTTCAACTTCGACAAGGCTTTGGTGTATCCATCTGCAGCTAACACTCATTCCTCTCTGAAGTGTATTAGCTGGAAATTGAGCCTTTTgatctttctcttctttaatTTAACCTTGTTTGTAGCCATTGGGCTTTGTGTGAAAGCAGACAGCATTTAATGGAATTTGCATTTAATTAACAGTGTTTGGTTTAATCTGAGTTGAGTGTTAAACAGCTGTGGTTTACTGCACCAGGACATTTCACAAATTTCAATGCTGAGCTATACACTGAGAAACTGATGTTTAATTTCAGAAATTGCGTGGGCTTTGCTGCATTTGGACCATGAGCGCTgccacatttttatattatgtatGGAAGATCCTGACTCTTTGAATGAATTGATTAAGTTGGCACACGTTCAGCACTTAATGATCATGTGCCAACCGACTTTAAATGCATGAGCATTTGatcattcattttaagaaaatctGAAGAAAAATAAGGCGAACCACAGCAGCATTGAAAGTCCTGAAGCCCCTGTGTGTATgaatatgtgtatatgtgtgtgtattacagtAAAGTCGataccaaagaaaagaaaacatacttaattaCCAATGTAGTTGAATCTGTTCATATTGTCAGGATGAAAACTTACTTTTTAAGGTAACAAATGAAAACTGTTAGTTTGATGAagattgaatatatatatatatatatatatatatatatatatatatatatatatatatatatatttattctaaaaTATGTTCACAATAACTTACTTTTACACAGTTCAGCTCATTGTGTAAAGGACAACACATACTAAATCTTTGCTTGTGTGAAAATTATGCTCTTGAACTGTTTGTTCCTGGACTAAGTGGGCTTGACCTGAGTCTTGATAACTGACAGAATGAGAGTCACCAGTCTGACTGGCTGAAAACCAACAAGGAGCAACAGAGAGGATTCAACTCGCAGCATACTGAGCCAAAAAGGTCAGACAAGGGGAAAATATTTGGCTGTAACAatcatgtgtgcatgtgtcaaacataaaaaaaagcatgcagagaCCAATGTCACATAATGTGTGCtattatgcaacaaaactaagaGCCTACAGCCACGGAGGTTTTAATGCCCATTTAGTAATTCTGTTCTTTAGGATTGCCCTGATTGCATTCACACAGCAACACGTTCACATTTTGAAGCTGCCCAGCACAACCACAGTGTAATCTGCTGGCCAATGAGACGCTTTTCTGTTTTGTGCCTGGCCCATGTGGTGGTGATACTTTCCCCACCCAGATTACTGCCTGACCTGATGATTGAGCTACATGTAAAGTGAGAGGATCTGCACCGCGTTGCATGGTAATAGCTTACCCACCGAATAGTTGTCAAGACATGTCACAATGAGCTACAGATGTCCACCGGTTGGTAGCACTAGATGGAAAAGTCAGAAGATCGCCAAAGCTTTAACAATTCATCCTGTGGGTAACATGAATGACTGAATCAAACTTCATGggaatccatcaaatagttgttaaaacatttcacttcaAACCACAAATATGAGCCTCTACTGTAGATGAAACGTCAGGAGATCACCAACGTCATTAAGATTCATTGTCTGGGGACGATTAAAGTATGTAGAAAATGTCTTCAATCCAGTCAATAGTAGTAGTGGACAGAAAGACCAACATAACCAACAGTAGAGCCATGTAGCTAGctcaaaaagtttaaaatcgTGACTCATCACATCGGTCTCTTTGTCCAACCAGGACTTAGTgggacattttatttcttaagtttgaaaatacattaaatctaTTTTCATCCACATTAAAAATGACATCTGAGTCACTTAAAGAAATACTCAAAATCACATTCCTGCGAAcctaaaaaagaagaacatcCAGATTGGTTAATACAATCTCTACTCGTGTGTCTCCCATGACTCCACTTTGCTAATAGTTTACTTCATGTCTGAAATAAAGCTGGCTCTACACAAAGACACCCATTGATGACAAAACGTCGCAGTGCTGCAAAACCTCACAGAGAGCAACGTCTCTAATTCAAATAACAGAATTTGTCCGAGGGAGAGAACATACATCTGAACCGCCAGGACTTAGAGGTAACAACGTATATTTGGTgatgtaaattaataataaaatggcaGGTCACGCATTTATGTCTTTTACAACCTTTTTTGTAAGGAAAAATGCTATTTATTAGCCTTAATCGATGTtatattttcttgtgtttaaagaaatagtATAGAAAAATGTTCGTCTAaactttcacatttaaaatacttaCTTTTTAGGtgactttgtatttttttttattattaatatttttatgttgtgaAATCCTTATCCTTGTCGTCTTGCAGGTAACAAAGGCCTGTTTCGACCatgaagttattttttgttgtagtttttgcCTTCATCGTCCCGCTCATCAGGGCTCAGGTTCCCCATTGGGGTCCATGTCCAGAGCCAGAGGTTCAACCGGCCTTCAACCTTAAACAGGTAAAAGCTACTTTATAagagaaaatgataaataaattgtCAGACTGATGCCCAGTGGTTTCCCTTGGTGGTAGATGATATGAAAAGCTGTCCCTATTCTCTTGTGCTAtcttaaaaatgactacaaactGTATTTTTCCGCATGAACCACTGCTTTAAGTttcagtttttcaaaatgtgtcaaaaatgatgtatgtatgtatattatgtatagcggtagatttgatttgatttttattccATAGCAAGTAGCCATTCATAGTTAAACAATTAGCATAGATGGCACGTAACTTATTACCATCTTAACATCAAACAATAGGCATTTATGAGCAGTTTCTACAGATGAAATGAAAGGTTTATAACACATCATAATGTTGTAGTAGGCAGAGCATTTATTAATCTAAATGTCAACAACTATTCCAACTGTGGACAGACATACATCAATGTTGGATAATGAATCACAATATAGTAAtgtcatacatacatatattatatatatgctaACTCCTACATTAAAGTGTTAattcctctgaaatgtaatggagtaaacgtgtaaagtagcataaaatgtaaaggtgAAGTCAAAAGTGTACTGAAGAACAAGGATATGTAGTTAGTTACTTTCCATCAAtggttaaaaatatttttactgaatcCACTAAAGCATGTAGATTTATTCATAGTCTCCACTCGCAGCACTCTGAATTGTCTTTGAACTCCTGTGTGTCTTTGCCCTCACAGTTCATGGGAAGATGGTTTGAAATTACCAAACTGCCGGCCCAGTTTGAGAAGGGCCGGTGCATTGAAACCAATTTCACTTTGAAGACAGACAACTCCATTCGAGTGGTCAGCTCTGAAATACTGTGAGTCCTATCTGCAATTTCCTTTGTGCAAATATGGAATCTAGAGGTAATATTTGCATGGTGTGTAAATCCCCCTTAATCCAACATGAAATTTGACTGTGtggaataaaacagaaaatcagaGCTGAGGAAAATCGAAGGGACTGGAGTCATAGAGGATATGAAGAATCCGGCTAAACTGGGAATAACTTATTCTTACGGTGAGAGAGACATTTTACAGTCAGTTGATAATATTAGTGGAGTTCTTAACATGAAGTTGTGTCAAATCAGGAGAAAACATTGTAGGTGAtatgctttttatttctgttttgtgctCCTTACCATCACAGTCCTGCCCTACTCCCCTTACTGGATCCTGTCCACTGACTACGAGAACTCGGCCCTGGTGTATTCCTGCACTGACATCCTGAGGATTTTCCACGTCGACTTCGCCTGGATCCTGGGCCGGACACGAACCCTGCCGGAAGCCACCGTCCAGAAAGCCATGGATATCTTCGCGAAGAACAACATCGACGTGAGCAGGATGATTCCCAGCAGGCAGAAGGACTGTGACAAAACTCTCTGAGCAGCACAAGATGGTGCTGTTGTtgacaggagagaaaatgatttattatctGTTCCATAAAAATCTATTGACTAATATTAACATGATTGTGAGGAGGGATGTAGTAGAAGTAGACTCAACTAAGTTTCTCagtttgtttatgtgtggaACACAACTTTcctacctttttaaaacaaaattaattacAGCATAAATAACTGCATGCCTATTTACTGTGCATTAAAGTAAGTTGTTTGACATGAGGGTCTTTAACAGCATAAGTGAAATCATAGTCGTACCCACCTTTCTATTCAAGGCATCATCCCTGGTTGTAATATTATAAGCTTAATGCTATGCACAGTTTAAGCAATTTAAGCTGCTACCTTTGTCATAATGAGCAATGTGGAGGAATCATATTGGAAAAATGTATCTTCTCTGTTATACCACAAACTTACATCATCTAATTATGGTC is a window of Anoplopoma fimbria isolate UVic2021 breed Golden Eagle Sablefish chromosome 3, Afim_UVic_2022, whole genome shotgun sequence DNA encoding:
- the LOC129089187 gene encoding apolipoprotein D-like, with translation MKAMQVLSLTLLSVLAASAQLLKFGKCPKPAVQANFDASQYIGKWYEIMKLPTRFQKGECGTATYSLKSPGVIGVLNSELLDDGTINSIVGSAKVKNPSEPAKLEVSFFEGTPPGPYWVLSSDYEGHSLVYGCADYGLFRIELSWILSREPTLSEETVEELHGILSSIGLDVNKMVPTNQNETYCAAMNQ
- the apoda.1 gene encoding apolipoprotein Da, duplicate 1 codes for the protein MKLFFVVVFAFIVPLIRAQVPHWGPCPEPEVQPAFNLKQFMGRWFEITKLPAQFEKGRCIETNFTLKTDNSIRVVSSEILKSELRKIEGTGVIEDMKNPAKLGITYSYVLPYSPYWILSTDYENSALVYSCTDILRIFHVDFAWILGRTRTLPEATVQKAMDIFAKNNIDVSRMIPSRQKDCDKTL